A stretch of DNA from Rhizoctonia solani chromosome 9, complete sequence:
TTATACCTTGATACACTCTGATACGTGCCTCAGTCTGACGCCCACGGACTCGAAACAACAGGTGTCCCAACGAAGCATTTCAACTTGATCTTAGTATAGCTATTCGTATCGCTATCTGTCACTGCAGCTTGGGGGGCCGGATTTAATCACTCTATATCTCTCATTGATATGATCAATTTAGTGGATAATGTATGGTAACACACTGTAGTAGCGGCATCTCCCTCGGCGAAAGGACGAAGGTTGCGAGACGTTACCGGTGCTTTCAAGTACACATCGAACCAGAAGTGCCCCTCGTCCCTCCGGTTTGAAGGATAAGTGGATATTATAATAAAGGGCTTAGCTAAACTAGTTCTCGAGCGGCGCTGAATTGAAAGTATGCGTCCCTGAAAAAAATTATCAAAGTTTGAAGCTTGAGCATAGTTGTATGTACAATGCTGTAAGATTCTGGGTTAACTCTTGGAATGAGGCTGGTAGGGTTGAAAGTTTACATTTGGTCGTTTATTCACGTCCCTGTGAATTCATCGTTCCTGACTCATTGAATGCGTATCTCTATGAAGTGAAGGGCTGGGATCTATGAATGCAAGCGACGCCGGTGGGAGCCTTATTATCACGTCAATCTTTGGCTAAAGTATACACCCAGGTGAAGGATTGGGTTCTCTGGCAGTCGACCCTCGAGTTGGTCCTACTGGCAAGAACCCACGCACAGACGAGGCACGTTTCGGTAAAAACTGGAAAAAGTCCGCATGGGTAACATGGCTACCTTTGTTCTCCACATGGTGAGCGAGAACCGAACCGAATGTATGCACCCTTCATCAGCACCCCGGTCTGAGAGTTCCCTAATTCACCGGTATCGATATATCCTTCTCGAGTGCCACGAATCAAGGCACGATTGCGTTCCTGGATATTGACTTGCGGCGGGAAGGGAATAATGAATCGAGTCGCTTGATATAGATATACTCAAAGGTAACATTCTCAGGTACACCTAGGTTCATCAATCTCATCTGACAACTCGACATTCTCGGAACTCAAGATACATGAATCTTTGTGGATGTATTATCGGGACCGACTGAGTGAGAGCGTGCCACGAATCAGGGGTAGTAAGTTATCATGAGGACAACCGGTATTGATAATCACGATCGTGTGTTCTCGACTCCCTTCCCCGCCCTCCGGAGAGCGCAGCACCGGCGGGAAGGTTCCAATTCCATGCGTGCGGGGGAAATAATTGATTGTACAGTACTGAATATGTAAGATTGAGGACGCCCGGTTCCTGTTTGGGCTTGGATATACTTTTGGGGCGCGGGAAGAGTTGGGGAATGATGTTCATTATATATTTGGGTGGCGTTGTATATGTTGTAGTCCACGCTCGTGATCTTGGCGTATAGGTGGAAACTATAGCTTGACTTTATATGCACAGAACGGGTGATTTATGAAGATGCCACCCGGCATAGGAAAAGAAATACGATCTTGGACCACGATAGATAAAAAGAAATTCACAAGCCAACCGACATCATTTGGATCCGCCGCACAGCATCAATTCGATTGTCGAAATAAGCGAGACGTGGATGTGTGCCTATATGCACGTTTTGCATAAATTCGCGTTTCCAGAATGCGTGGGCGTCGGTACCTGTTTGTCATGCCGCGCGCAACGGGAACACTGTTAAAAGATGTTATTTCTTCATTTGAGCATAGTCCAATTGGAACGTCTTGGGTTAATTGCAAGAGTGAAATCAAGGACGTTCCGATGTTTATCCTGGGACCCAGTGGGTCGACAGTACCGGCGGTATGTGTTTCTTCCAATATCATTAATTCTATAGGACCCGCGAATAGAACGGGTGGGAGCGATCTAACAGGGCATATGAACAAAGCAGTTGTATTTTTGATGTGATCTACGGCTGATCAATAGGATCTGCGCCCAAAGGCTAACGTTAGTGTGGCACGCTAGGGGAGAAAAGTGTATTATCAAGAGACGGTGGATTGAGTCCATTTGTTCACGCCCTTTAACCCGGGAAGCACTGACCCGTCCGAGCGTTGATTAAACCATAAGTGCCCGCCATCGTTGCATTTTGATTGGACAGCGGGACATTCCGTGTCGAGTATAAATATCTATTATAAACCGAGAACGCGCCAAATTACCTCTGTGGGCTGGATTCGAGGAGCGAGACATTTGAATATGTTCGTTGGCTTGAGTGACATGTATTCGCGTAGTCTAGGAGATGTTGGGTAATTCACATCATGTTGGAATGCACACAAAGAAGACGGAGTGGTTAAATTTGACTCGTCGGAACAGTATATTTTCCCATGACGGTCAGCTCCCGATGGGTGGTATATATAAGGAAGCGAGAGGGGGCGAGGGGGTGGGGCTGAAGAAGGGGATGATGACAAAGCGGAGTCGGGCTCTGTCTCGACCACGACGACCATCATGGAGCTCAGTCGCTAGGATGCCGACTCCAACACCAGACTATTTCCACCCATTCTCGAGCGGGGACAGACCCCAGCCTGCGCCTCTGCTGCCCTCTTCACCTCACGCTGTGCTATTGTACTTGGGAGCGGGCCTGGACTTGTACCCTGTTGCATCGCACTATGCCGGATTCTCCACATTTCTCTATGTCGATGCCAAACCACGCTTGACCCGTGCACCAGGGGACAGAGACCATGCTGCATGGAGAGCACCAGAGGACGTAGCGAGGAGCGTCATCGATCGGGCGCTTGGCATGTTGGACCAAGGCTGGGAACTCGTCGCTCCCGAGATTCTCAAGTTTCAAGGCAGATTCGCAGTCACGATGTACTATATCTTTGCTACGCTCGACTTTGAGCTCGTCCAGGTTGCCAATTCTATTCCGTTCGTAGCCACCCTGTTGGAGCGCGTCGAGGCCTTGTACGTTCACGGCTTATACAGTGAGTTGGTTTTTGTTTCTGGGTGGAACTGTCGTTGATAGATTCCTAGTTTCACCCGAGACTGGACTGCACTTACCCAACCTCCGGACGGTATACGCCATTCCAGGTAACGCATCGTGCGCAGATGTCGATTTCATTCAAGAGCATGACTGCACGCCCCCCGATCCCAGCTCCCCATACTACATCCCCACCCGTGCTGAACAGGAACACTATGAGCGTTTGTGTGCTTGGGCCGGTGTCAATCCTCATGCTGTTCCTCCGCCTGTTGAACTGGAAGTGTACGGAAACGAGACCGACCTGTTGTTGGAAAGATTCGTCGGCCTGTCTTTGACTGCTCCGGTCAAACCGCCCAAGGAGCCGAAAGCAAAGGACAAGAAGGGCTCACGAAAGGGCAAGAGCAAGATCTCCACTCGTGGTCCGCCATTGCGATTCGTGCTCATTGACCAGATCTCATGGGACGAGGATTTGCTTCGCGGCACGATCCCGCCGCCGCCCGTTCCCTCGCGCACCGGTTTCGCAAACGAAGTCATAGGAAGACCAAGCACGGCCGTCCGAAAAACCAGCAATTGCTACTCGTCGGACGAAGTTAAACCCCGCCCACAACCGTCTATCGAACATCACCCGACAGAACctacattaccccctctccCAACCACCTCGTCAACATTCACACCCTCCTCTCTCCGCGGATACCCCAGCAACTCGAGTCTACGCACACGAGCGTCGCTGAGAGGCTTTCCGTCCACCCAATCCCTGCGTGGACTCGCCCAACTGCACCTCGCATCACCCCCCGGCCCAGCTCCGATCCGCGAGTCCCTCGAAACGGACCACGCGCGCATATCGCGCCCCAAGTCGGGCGGCGGGTCGTCCCAGGGCCTGGTCCGGTGCTCGTCCAAGCGCCCGGCGAGCGTTATAAGAGGCGGCGGGTACAGAGTGTCCAAGTCCATTCGCGAGGCCGAGCAAGTGTGGGAAGAGCGCGATCGCAAAGAACGGGAGCGTAGGCGCGAGGAAAAGTCGATGCGGGAGCGAGGGATGAGCGACGTGTGAGTGCTCTTTCTTTCCTTTCTGTTGAGCTCGGGACTGATGACTTGCACAGACCTACGCAGACGAAAAAGAGCTTCTTGCGGTTTATCACCTATGGATTGTTTGGATCGGATGGAGGCGAGGGAAGACATGCTCATACGGTCTAGTGACGTCATTTCTGCGCCAAACCGGTTTCGTACTTGGAATCCCAACGACTTGCTCTCGATCTCAATGATGCCCTACTCTCTCTAGATTCAAGCTATTATTTATCGTCTCGCACTTTTTTTGCATTCTTGCTTCGCAGCCTGGTTTTATCATTGGGTCCAGATTCATCTCGCGGCTACTCTATCCCATTGGCTAATTGTCTTTATTCGTTTATTCATGTACGACTGTTGTTCAATGGTTTCTTGAATTAGTaacttgttgttgtattAAAGTAGGTTATTTATTCAATTCACGTTTGTTTTGTGCTTCTTTGATAAGAGTGTTGAGTTTTGGGATCTTGAAAGGTGATAGGTTCCATTTGGGGAGACTGTGTATCTAGCGTGGTATGTTTGATTTTGTTGTATCTCCTGTCGTCGGTCGGGCTGATCGGACATGGGTAACGAGTCGAGTCGGATGGATACGGTCACTACCATGGTAGGTCGGCATAGCGAAAATGAGAGAGCTTCCAGTGTAAGGATTTAGGCCAAAATAAACGTCTAATAAACACGGACTTTTAAGCCTACTCGAGGGGGTCAAACCTCTTTTCgcctgattcatgctgaccAATGCATAATGGAATAGTTGCCTTTAGGTACTATATCATGCCGAAAAGGCCCTCTTTACGAGTGTACCAAAAGTTTTAGAAAAATTACTACGCTGTAATGGGCGGTACTCTTCGCTAATTTCTCATTCTGAAGAGATCCTCGGGCTGGACGCATGAAGTCAAGGGCTCAGGTATAGGGATGAATATAGCAGGGGGGCATACCGTCAATGGTTGTAGGCGTCTGAAATACGGTAGCAAACGAACGAGTGACTCACATGATATATAGGCACGTCCTGTGGCCGTATCGGGATCACCATGCTTACTCCTTATACTGTAATGCGCGGTTTATCATACGGCTTCAATATTAAGTTTAGGAAGTGTGGTCATTGTCATGTTCAATAGCGACTCCTCGATCACGGGTTCAGAAAAACCTGTGTACAAACGAACGTTTTAGCAACTTTGGAAGGGCGACTGTCCTGTCCAGGATTTTTTTCTCTCAAAAGTCTGTCAGTGCAAGGCTCGTACGCTATCAGATGGGCGACGCGCTAGGTAGTCATAGCAAGTACGCTACCAAGCAGCGATCATGCGCGCGCTTGGATACTCGGTGTCAAGTTCATTCACTGTCACTTGATACTATCCGCGCAAGTGAACCGCGCATGAGCTCAATCGATTGACTCAGGTCGAGGGTTCTATTCGATCAAATGTGTTACGAGGGAGCGATTTACTCACTCGTGTCGCGTAACCCAGAACCTTGAACACACTCGCGGGGAACGTGACCAAACTCCCGCGAATTTCAAATCTCAAACCTCTGTGATGTCCTCCTGGGGTTACATGAGCCCAAAAAGCCCAGAGTGATTTTGTGTCTTGGGAGACCGCGCATGCTGCTCTTTGTGAACGATAGGCCCAAAATGCTTTTTGATTTCAGCAGGTATTGCTGATATTTTACGAGGGCTTTATGGGATGGGAGTAGGTAGGTCACTCGGTCAGAGGTTATATGCACGTCAAGACGTTCGTTTTTTCGTGAATCCACTCTCCCGGCTTCTACCGCTCTGTAGCATCTAACGAAGGTAAGAATATGCGATAAGTCGGATTACGTTATAGGTCCCGGTTGTTGTACATCAAGTCTGGTCGCGTACATTTTCAGATGTAATTGTCTCCCGCAATCACAGGCTTGGGTCACCCGCTCCATCGTAACGCGACCAAACTCCCGCGATATCAGAATGACATAGAGTTTTGTAGCCTTGAGTTCCATTATGTATTTTGAACAGAGTCGACGGCGTAGGTAGGATATTTAAGGCCACAGGTTCATAGCCAGACTTTCCCCAATCTGATATTCTTTCTTGTACGCTCGATCAGAATGGCATTCTCAATTCCAACTGTTGCAAACGCTTGGAGGTATCCTCCCGGAGAACCATCCTCATGGGACGGCTATCATAGCCTTGAACTCAGGGATGTTCAAGTTCATGCGCCCGGAAAAGGAGAAGTTCTGGTCAAGATCCGTGCTGTTACGTTAAATAGTCGGTGAGTACGAATTAACATGCATGCTGAGATATGAACTCATTCTTTTACAGGGTAATAATTCAAGTTGTCTACTATGAGGTCGTATATTAACTCGTGGCAAAATAGGACGTAAAAATCTGCCGCGGAACTTATCCTCTACCAGGATTTACAACGGGCTCGGATGGCAAAGGGCTCATTCCTACCTCGGATGGAGCTGGCGATATTGTTGCAATTGGCGAAGACGTGACTGGATGGACCATTGGAGATCGCGTCCATTCACTTTTTTCCGAAGGATGGATTAGTGGACCGCTCAAGGCTAGTTGATTGGTTTTATCCTGTCTTCAATTCTAAGGCAGCTTCGTAGGCAGAGTATTTACCCACCATACTAGGATCTAGAGTGCAGGGATGTTTATCACAATATCGGTCGGTTAATTGTTGTTGAAGTGCACCCTATTGCTCATATATTTGGTCCTAGCATATTTCCAGCTAAGTTTATACTTCCGATCCCCGATCACTTATCGTACGAAGAGGGAGCTTCGACTGCATGCGCTGGAATTACAGCGTTCAATGCGCTATTCGACAGCGGAGAGCTTACTCCGGATTCGACAGTGCTTGTCCTCGGAAGCGGTGGTGTCTCGGTGCTTGGTGCTCAATTTGCTAAAGCTGCTGGTGCGCGCGTTATTGCCACCACTTCTTCTCAAGAAAAGGCACAAAAGTACAAAGAACTTGGAGTCAGCCATGTGATCAACTATCGAGAGACTCCGAACTGGGCGGAAGAGGTAAAGAAAGTGACTGATGGACAAGGGGTCGATCAAGTGCTTGAAACTAGTAAGTAAATTTAACTGAGTCTTGATCAGAGATATTGACTTGTTCTACTAGGTGGGCAGGGGACACTCATGGAAGCAATCAGGTCTCTCAAGGCAAAAGGAGTAGTACATCTAATCGGTGGATCTACAGAAGAGGCTCCGACCACTGCATACCGTGACCTCACGTTAGGTCTAATGTCGAGCGGAGGAAAGGTAAGTCACTGCTCTTCGCCCCAAAATACGCTAGGTAATTACCAACATGGTTAGCTTAATGGTGTTACGCCTGGAGGTAAAGATGTCGCGCAAAGACTCGATTCATTCATGACGCAGCACAAGCTTAAACCTCTGCTGGACTCGAGGGTGTTCGCGTGGGAAGAGGCCGATAAAGCATTCGAATATCTTGAGAGAGGGGCACACTTTGGAAAAGTGGTAATCAGGGTCGACTGATTAATCGAATGTGACTGAATGGGCTTGTCCTGTATGTCTTGGCAATATATCGATATCATTAACATTTGCATGGCATAAGCCGCAATTAACCTTTTCCTTGACATGGTAAACTCCTACGCGCGATGTGTGGGTTCCGTATACGGTAAAAGCGGAGAAACCCTCCGAGCCACCTAAGACTGTGATCGTTTTTATCTCCAACGTAGTAGTTGTGATCAGTTGAGAACCTATGGCTTTAGCAAGCTTGAGCTGAGCAGCGTATATTGAATCACCTTCGCTACATAGTACAAGCTAAATTATAATTACAGTTTAACTATTAATATGGACGAATACCCCAGTGCTGTGTGACAAGAACCAAATCAGGGAGTACATATGCACATCGCTATGACCGCTGTAGGTAGTACAACCGCCAGTTCCTGTTGTTTCCCCGTCTAGCTCTCGATGTAAATGGCATTTATTGAACGCAGTATCGTACGATGATAAGATACTCTCTGACTTGACTCATGACTCGTACTGTGACTCTGCCATTTTTTAAATGATATAGAATCTAAACGATAGTAATCTCAGTTCGACTGTAGAATAGTGAACTGAGGTACTCGAGAGCCGATAACAAAACTTTTATAGTGAATATACATCCAAACATCAGTAAATACATTCGTAAGGATTATATACTATAGACCGTGATACTGATTCTTCAACACTATTGACTCGTTTATTGACTCATGTACTGACTCTGTAGAAATGAATGAATAGGATGTACATATACTAACGTTATAACAA
This window harbors:
- a CDS encoding Zinc-binding dehydrogenase yields the protein MAFSIPTVANAWRYPPGEPSSWDGYHSLELRDVQVHAPGKGEVLVKIRAVTLNSRVIIQVVYYEVAEYLPTILGSRVQGCLSQYRIFPAKFILPIPDHLSYEEGASTACAGITAFNALFDSGELTPDSTVLVLGSGGVSVLGAQFAKAAGARVIATTSSQEKAQKYKELGVSHVINYRETPNWAEEVKKVTDGQGVDQVLETSGQGTLMEAIRSLKAKGVVHLIGGSTEEAPTTAYRDLTLGLMSSGGKLNGVTPGGKDVAQRLDSFMTQHKLKPLLDSRVFAWEEADKAFEYLERGAHFGKVVIRVD